A segment of the Candidatus Oleimmundimicrobium sp. genome:
AAGGGCGTAAATATGGTGTTGGTGTGATGGTTATTAGTCAACGTCCATCTGAAATTGATACAACCATACTGTCACAATGTGGGACCATGATTGCTATGCGTCTGGGAAACAATACTGATCGTGGGCATATCACCGGGGCAGCATCGGATAATCTTAAAGGGTTGTTTGAAATATTGCCAATTTTAAGAACTGGTGAAGCGATAATAGTCGGTGAGGCAGTCAGCCTTCCTGTACGAACACTTATTGAACCACCTCCGCCTGAGCGAAGACCCGATAGTACAGATCCCAAAGTTGTTTCTCGAGGTTCTATCGAAGAGGGATTTGAAAGTCCAGGCGGATGGAACCAGAAAATCGAAAGAGAACGTTATGATATTATGGTTTACCAGTGGAGAATCCAATCTGCAAAGTATGACCATAGCGTTTTTAAAGAAAATGAACTTAATAACAGAGGAGAAAATGATGAGTGAATGGATTTCAACACCACAATCATCTAATGTGGCAGGTTTTAGCTATGAGGAAGCAAGTCAGACTCTAACAGTAGAATTTAAAAGTGGCAGCAGATACAACTACTACGATGTCCCGCTGCATGTTTTTGAAGGGATGAAATCAGCCGCATCAAAAGGCAAATATCTTAATGCTGAAATCAAAGGTGCCTACCGTTATGCAAGGCAGTGATTGATGGTACCGATCATAGACCGGACTTGCACCGTACCCTCTAAATCTATCACGAAAAAGGAATGATCTGTTTACATCATTTTTCAAGTGGTTGGAAGGCTCCCCAAAATGCACCTACCTTTTACTCCGATGTGTTCC
Coding sequences within it:
- a CDS encoding KTSC domain-containing protein is translated as MSEWISTPQSSNVAGFSYEEASQTLTVEFKSGSRYNYYDVPLHVFEGMKSAASKGKYLNAEIKGAYRYARQ